In Persicimonas caeni, a single window of DNA contains:
- the uvsE gene encoding UV DNA damage repair endonuclease UvsE, which translates to MKLRYIGYACINRTLDSTTGRTLRLGNLTAEYVAEIITENLSNLREILAWNVDHDLKMFRISSSVIPFASHPEFPLDWRAHFVDELAEIRQMAEQHELRLSMHPGQYTVLNSKKNDVVERAIAEIDYHARFLDAVTPRGGDIIIHVGGAYGDKDKSRQRFADNFTRLSTASQRQLIIENDDTVYNVDEVLELCADIGRPLVFDIFHHQCNPATEDWRDDLVGRLEEVVATWQDRPPKCHISTGREGTRTSHADYISAEDFETFVGLMAQVDGDAPFDLMVEAKEKDKAALRLL; encoded by the coding sequence ATGAAGTTGCGCTACATCGGCTACGCGTGCATCAACCGCACACTCGACTCGACCACTGGACGCACGCTCCGGCTCGGCAATCTCACCGCGGAGTACGTGGCCGAGATCATCACCGAAAACCTGTCGAACCTGCGTGAGATCCTCGCGTGGAACGTCGATCACGACCTGAAGATGTTTCGCATCAGCTCGAGCGTCATCCCCTTTGCCTCCCACCCCGAGTTCCCCCTCGACTGGCGGGCGCACTTCGTCGACGAGCTCGCCGAGATTCGGCAAATGGCCGAGCAGCACGAGCTGCGCCTATCGATGCACCCAGGCCAGTACACCGTGCTCAACTCCAAGAAGAACGACGTGGTCGAGCGCGCCATCGCCGAGATCGATTATCACGCGCGCTTCCTCGACGCGGTCACCCCGCGCGGCGGCGACATCATCATTCACGTGGGCGGCGCCTATGGCGACAAAGACAAGTCGCGGCAGCGCTTCGCCGACAACTTCACCCGCCTATCCACAGCCTCGCAGCGCCAACTCATCATCGAGAACGACGACACGGTCTACAACGTCGACGAGGTGCTCGAGCTGTGCGCCGACATCGGCCGCCCGCTGGTCTTCGACATCTTCCACCACCAATGCAACCCGGCCACCGAGGACTGGCGCGACGACCTGGTCGGCCGCCTCGAGGAAGTCGTGGCGACCTGGCAGGACCGCCCGCCCAAATGCCATATCTCGACCGGGCGCGAGGGCACCCGCACCTCCCACGCCGACTACATCTCGGCCGAGGACTTCGAGACTTTCGTCGGCTTGATGGCCCAGGTCGACGGCGACGCCCCCTTCGATCTGATGGTCGAGGCCAAGGAGAAAGACAAAGCCGCCCTGCGGCTTCTGTAA
- a CDS encoding TPM domain-containing protein has protein sequence MRLALQLAFVSLIALLAAPAVAMSVEDVPNPRNANSWVSDTVDIIDADQEAHINQTIGRLEQETGVEIAVVTVEQVDTPTPKDFATELFNYWGIGKADTNNGLLVLLVRGERRLEMETGYGLESVLTDSWLKRMQVQTMIPYFKRGDYGEGLLVGVGACDDQIRERLNNPSPAGGPTSDYGASNTDDRYYTPTNPEPKRQWPFFLALGIVAVAGAGIGRYIYKKNRTCPNCNIRMQMVPDIDDDEHLDRGQNTEEAIGSVDYLVFFCEQCDFDRILRKAKMFSGYTRCRSCGYKTMDVDTTTVEHATTYSTGRKRITEDCTHCPHHAVRYVTIPRRPRSSSSSSSSSSGGGGGGFGGGSSGGGGAGSSW, from the coding sequence ATGAGACTCGCCCTCCAGCTCGCCTTCGTCTCGCTCATAGCCCTCCTCGCTGCTCCGGCTGTCGCGATGTCGGTCGAGGACGTGCCGAACCCGCGCAACGCGAACTCCTGGGTCAGCGACACCGTCGACATCATCGACGCGGACCAAGAAGCGCATATCAACCAGACGATCGGCCGCCTCGAGCAGGAGACCGGCGTCGAGATCGCGGTGGTCACCGTCGAGCAGGTCGACACGCCCACGCCCAAGGATTTCGCCACCGAGCTGTTCAACTATTGGGGCATCGGCAAGGCCGACACCAATAACGGCCTGCTCGTCTTGCTCGTCCGCGGCGAGCGCCGCCTCGAGATGGAGACCGGCTACGGCCTCGAGTCGGTGCTCACCGACAGTTGGCTCAAACGCATGCAGGTCCAGACGATGATCCCCTACTTCAAGCGCGGAGATTATGGAGAGGGGCTGCTCGTCGGGGTGGGCGCCTGCGACGACCAAATACGCGAGCGTCTGAACAACCCGTCGCCCGCCGGTGGCCCTACGTCGGATTATGGAGCTTCGAACACCGACGACCGGTACTACACGCCGACCAACCCGGAGCCCAAACGGCAGTGGCCCTTCTTCCTCGCTCTCGGCATCGTGGCCGTGGCGGGCGCGGGCATCGGCAGATACATCTACAAAAAGAACCGAACCTGCCCCAACTGCAATATCCGCATGCAGATGGTCCCCGACATCGACGACGACGAGCACCTCGACCGCGGCCAGAACACAGAAGAGGCGATCGGCTCGGTCGACTACCTCGTCTTCTTCTGCGAGCAGTGCGACTTCGACCGCATCTTGCGCAAGGCCAAGATGTTCTCGGGCTACACGCGGTGTCGCTCCTGTGGCTACAAGACGATGGACGTCGACACGACGACCGTCGAGCACGCGACGACCTATTCGACCGGCCGCAAGCGCATCACCGAAGACTGCACCCATTGCCCGCACCACGCGGTTCGCTACGTGACCATCCCGCGCCGGCCGCGCTCGAGCTCCTCGAGCAGCAGCAGCAGTAGTGGCGGTGGTGGCGGCGGCTTTGGAGGCGGAAGCTCCGGAGGCGGCGGCGCCGGCTCGAGCTGGTAA
- a CDS encoding LemA family protein, whose amino-acid sequence MTDKIDYEDVDDIIATAERLRADAEDDLTPQELADIGAELGIPAEYVEQARQKLEARRAKQERDAKRREKRRAKIALIAGAVILSAGAIFGLWSYSSLSGLRDAYALVEQQRAQVDNVRDRKAAIERQFEGREPSLEKDAELIGAQNRLRVEIKRLNEAAAHYNRQARGFPASLWTGSEELPEQVEMASTTH is encoded by the coding sequence GTGACCGACAAGATTGACTACGAGGACGTCGACGACATCATCGCCACCGCCGAGCGTCTGCGCGCAGACGCCGAGGACGACCTGACGCCCCAGGAACTCGCCGACATCGGCGCCGAGCTGGGCATCCCCGCCGAGTACGTCGAGCAGGCGCGCCAAAAACTCGAGGCGCGCCGCGCCAAACAGGAGCGCGACGCCAAGCGCCGCGAGAAACGCCGCGCCAAGATTGCACTCATCGCCGGCGCGGTCATATTGAGCGCAGGCGCCATCTTCGGACTCTGGTCGTACAGCTCGCTGAGCGGGCTGCGCGACGCTTATGCCCTCGTCGAGCAGCAGCGCGCCCAGGTCGACAACGTGCGCGACCGCAAGGCGGCCATCGAGCGCCAATTCGAAGGTCGCGAGCCGTCGCTGGAGAAGGACGCCGAGCTCATCGGCGCTCAAAACCGGCTGCGCGTCGAGATCAAACGCCTCAACGAAGCTGCTGCTCACTACAACCGACAAGCTCGCGGGTTCCCAGCCTCGCTCTGGACGGGCTCGGAGGAACTCCCCGAGCAGGTCGAGATGGCATCGACGACCCACTGA